One stretch of Tepidibacter hydrothermalis DNA includes these proteins:
- a CDS encoding sensor histidine kinase yields the protein MKIVIIVILSLVILYMFFYILHIRKKLISILTVLKAIKKGDKRKAFTKGPGITSEICYEMNEIVATYQSEITRLKKTEQANKQLLTSLSHDVRTPLTSLLGYLDALESGIVTGKEKMQYIKIARNKAYDLTKFVNTLFDWFKLDSHEQTFYFEPIDINEYSKEIIIAWLPVLEQKRKEIEVEINDNELIVPLDKNAYSRIINNLIQNAIQHGKCTLFKIKIKREKSSASIIISDNGVGISKEKLPYIFDRLYKCDDARSHCGSGLGLAIVKELVVAHNGTITVESLPNVNTTFTITIPF from the coding sequence ATGAAAATAGTAATTATTGTTATACTGAGTCTTGTTATTCTGTATATGTTCTTCTATATCCTGCACATAAGAAAAAAACTCATAAGTATATTAACTGTTTTGAAAGCTATCAAAAAAGGTGACAAACGAAAAGCCTTTACCAAAGGGCCAGGAATCACATCTGAAATATGCTATGAGATGAATGAAATTGTTGCTACATATCAAAGTGAAATAACGAGACTAAAAAAAACAGAACAAGCAAATAAACAACTATTAACTAGCCTTTCCCATGATGTACGTACTCCACTTACTTCATTGCTTGGATATTTAGATGCTCTAGAAAGTGGCATTGTGACTGGTAAAGAAAAAATGCAGTATATTAAAATAGCGAGAAATAAAGCTTACGATTTAACAAAATTTGTAAACACACTATTTGATTGGTTTAAGTTAGATTCTCATGAACAAACATTCTATTTTGAGCCTATTGATATCAATGAGTATAGTAAAGAAATTATAATTGCTTGGTTACCTGTTCTAGAGCAAAAAAGAAAAGAAATTGAGGTTGAAATTAATGACAATGAGCTTATAGTTCCTCTTGATAAAAATGCTTACAGCAGAATAATTAATAACCTTATTCAGAACGCCATACAACATGGAAAATGTACTCTTTTTAAAATAAAAATTAAACGTGAAAAGAGCAGTGCTTCCATTATTATATCTGATAATGGTGTTGGTATTTCTAAAGAAAAACTTCCTTATATTTTTGATCGATTATATAAATGTGATGATGCACGCTCTCATTGTGGCAGCGGTCTGGGACTTGCTATCGTAAAAGAATTAGTTGTTGCTCATAATGGAACAATAACAGTTGAAAGCCTTCCAAATGTAAACACAACATTTACAATAACAATCCCCTTTTAA
- a CDS encoding ABC transporter ATP-binding protein: MSQYIIKTNKLTKQYGQHLAVDAVSIHVECGKIYGLLGRNGAGKTTTMRMLMNLVQPTSGEIQLFGKNYCKKPKQIYQRIGSIIETPGFYENLTGEENLKILAKLRGIHRRDSIEYALSTVGLDNETKKTFRNYSLGMKQRLAIAAAIMHEPELLILDEPINGLDPIGIHEIRNYLTTLCKEKGVTILISSHILSEIEQIADTIGVMHDGKLIEEVSISDLHKRNRRYVEFEISDENKATLLLEEQMSLYDYSVLTNGNLRIYSNFNKRSEINKLFVENGLDVCKINMSEEKLEDYFSNLIGDGQIG; encoded by the coding sequence ATGAGTCAATATATAATAAAAACTAATAAACTTACCAAACAATACGGGCAACACCTTGCTGTAGATGCAGTCAGTATTCATGTGGAATGTGGCAAAATATATGGCTTGCTCGGAAGAAACGGTGCAGGAAAAACCACTACCATGAGAATGCTAATGAACCTTGTCCAACCGACAAGTGGAGAAATACAGCTTTTCGGGAAGAATTACTGCAAAAAACCAAAACAGATTTATCAACGTATAGGATCTATTATTGAAACTCCTGGTTTTTATGAAAACCTAACAGGAGAAGAGAATCTAAAAATTTTAGCAAAGCTTCGTGGAATACACCGCAGAGATTCAATTGAATATGCTCTATCTACAGTAGGACTTGATAACGAGACAAAAAAGACTTTTCGTAATTATTCTTTAGGTATGAAACAAAGACTTGCAATCGCAGCTGCAATTATGCACGAACCAGAGCTGTTAATCTTAGATGAACCAATTAACGGACTTGATCCAATTGGTATTCATGAAATACGAAATTACCTTACAACTTTATGCAAAGAAAAAGGAGTTACAATTCTTATATCAAGCCATATTTTAAGTGAAATTGAACAGATTGCAGATACCATAGGAGTAATGCACGATGGCAAACTTATTGAAGAAGTTAGCATTAGCGATCTTCATAAAAGGAACCGTAGATACGTAGAATTTGAAATATCAGATGAAAATAAAGCAACCTTACTTTTAGAAGAACAAATGTCCTTATACGATTATAGTGTTCTCACGAACGGAAATTTACGAATTTATTCCAATTTCAATAAACGTTCAGAAATCAACAAACTATTTGTTGAAAATGGATTGGATGTTTGTAAAATTAATATGAGCGAGGAGAAACTGGAAGATTATTTTTCAAATTTGATTGGAGATGGACAAATTGGTTAA
- a CDS encoding ABC transporter permease, whose product MVNLLYCEFLKLKRSQMFLISIMGAFVAPLMVFGGWMKAKVKGHGDIVTYEYFFSDVNLYTIMVFGLIVYCVIAAYLFSREHTENTLKTILTIPVSKTKFIFTKFIMLYIWIIGLTLITWTSSLILTLIGGATDFRIDVIGSSSVAFLLGATLLYLTLTPFVYATLWFKNIVPVIIGAASVTMINIMLSNDELMALFPWTATYVIASHKSIPTYPVALSYLSVLIIGGIGFVASLLYFKGQDII is encoded by the coding sequence TTGGTTAATTTACTATACTGTGAATTTTTAAAACTCAAGCGTTCACAAATGTTTTTAATTAGCATTATGGGTGCTTTTGTAGCACCATTAATGGTTTTTGGAGGTTGGATGAAAGCTAAGGTGAAAGGACATGGAGATATTGTTACTTATGAATATTTTTTTAGCGATGTCAACCTATATACCATAATGGTATTTGGGCTAATTGTATACTGCGTAATTGCAGCCTATCTGTTTAGCCGAGAGCATACAGAAAACACACTTAAAACAATTTTAACTATTCCTGTATCTAAAACAAAATTTATTTTCACAAAGTTTATTATGCTTTATATTTGGATTATTGGATTAACGTTAATTACTTGGACTTCGTCCTTAATTTTAACCTTAATTGGAGGAGCTACAGATTTTAGAATAGATGTAATTGGAAGTTCTTCAGTAGCATTTTTATTAGGGGCAACTCTATTGTATTTAACCCTTACACCTTTTGTCTATGCCACACTATGGTTTAAGAATATCGTTCCTGTTATTATTGGAGCCGCATCAGTTACAATGATTAATATTATGCTCTCTAATGATGAATTAATGGCACTTTTCCCTTGGACAGCAACTTATGTTATTGCTAGCCATAAAAGTATTCCAACGTATCCTGTTGCTCTGTCATATTTATCTGTGCTTATTATAGGAGGAATTGGTTTTGTAGCTAGTTTACTCTATTTTAAAGGTCAGGATATTATATAG
- the nagZ gene encoding beta-N-acetylhexosaminidase, translating to MKKTLILSITTVLILILALVSINIKKTSDLDESDIVEEKKEKVLSKKEIEENEINDIMNSLSLEEKLGQMVIVGFNGYEVDSDFRDLLESYKVGGVILFKRNIKNSEQLLNLNNNIKSINSKNKLPLFISVDEEGGRITRLPEGSTKFPSNKVIGKENDKDLSYKIGKQIGTELNNFKFNMDFAPVLDIYSNPKNTVIKDRSFGTDSEIVKKLGVATMKGLQDSNVISVVKHFPGHGDTTVDSHIGLPVVNHDKQRLDKFELIPFKEAINNGVDAVMTAHIVLPNVDKSKKPATLSETILTDILRNELNFSGVIITDDMEMGAIVNNYGTKNASVEAIKAGADIVLMCHTKEKQIEALEGLKEAVNSGEISIERIDESVKRIIKLKRKYDLNDIKKKNN from the coding sequence ATGAAAAAGACACTTATTTTAAGCATAACAACAGTTTTAATATTAATACTAGCACTAGTTTCTATAAATATAAAAAAGACTAGTGATTTAGATGAATCAGATATAGTAGAAGAAAAGAAAGAAAAAGTACTGTCAAAAAAAGAAATAGAAGAAAACGAAATAAATGATATTATGAATAGTTTATCTTTAGAAGAAAAATTAGGACAGATGGTAATAGTGGGTTTCAATGGGTATGAAGTTGATTCGGATTTTAGGGATTTATTAGAAAGTTATAAAGTAGGAGGAGTTATTCTATTTAAACGTAATATAAAAAATTCAGAACAACTTCTAAATTTAAATAATAATATAAAAAGTATAAATTCAAAGAATAAATTACCTTTGTTCATATCAGTTGATGAAGAGGGTGGAAGAATTACAAGATTGCCTGAAGGAAGCACAAAATTCCCATCTAATAAAGTAATAGGAAAAGAAAATGATAAGGATTTGTCTTATAAAATAGGCAAGCAAATAGGAACTGAGCTTAATAATTTTAAATTTAATATGGATTTTGCACCAGTACTTGATATATATAGTAATCCTAAAAATACAGTTATAAAAGATAGATCATTTGGAACGGATTCTGAAATAGTTAAGAAATTAGGGGTTGCTACTATGAAAGGGCTTCAAGATTCAAATGTTATTTCTGTTGTAAAGCATTTTCCTGGCCATGGCGATACAACTGTAGATTCTCACATAGGACTTCCGGTTGTAAATCATGATAAACAGAGGCTTGATAAATTTGAACTAATTCCATTTAAAGAAGCTATTAATAATGGGGTAGATGCAGTAATGACGGCCCATATAGTTTTACCTAATGTTGATAAAAGTAAAAAACCAGCTACTTTATCTGAAACAATATTGACTGATATTTTAAGAAATGAATTGAATTTTAGTGGAGTTATAATTACAGATGATATGGAAATGGGAGCCATTGTAAATAATTATGGTACTAAAAATGCATCAGTTGAAGCTATTAAAGCAGGAGCTGACATTGTTTTAATGTGCCATACTAAAGAAAAGCAAATAGAGGCATTAGAAGGTTTAAAAGAAGCTGTTAATAGTGGAGAAATCAGTATAGAAAGAATAGATGAGAGTGTAAAAAGGATTATTAAATTAAAGAGGAAATATGATTTAAATGATATTAAAAAAAAGAACAACTAA
- a CDS encoding methyltransferase: MKEQYYENLLNIKTTGHQKWDKNSLHYHPYEATLYSALEMLFKEYQVESEDNIVDFGCGKGRLVFYINYFYNSNVIGVEMDKDLHLEAIENKYSYLKKYKKNIDKINFLCCFAQEYNIKPVDNKFYFFNPFSIQIFRKIIDNILLSVEEYERKVELILYYPSEDYIYYLDNNTPFVLIDEIIMDNLYKRDSSERFLIYQF; encoded by the coding sequence ATGAAAGAACAATATTATGAAAATTTATTAAATATAAAGACAACAGGACATCAAAAATGGGATAAAAATTCTCTTCATTATCATCCATACGAAGCTACTTTATATTCTGCACTTGAAATGTTATTTAAAGAGTATCAAGTAGAAAGTGAGGATAATATTGTTGATTTTGGATGTGGTAAGGGAAGACTTGTATTTTACATAAACTATTTTTATAATTCAAATGTTATAGGTGTAGAAATGGATAAAGATTTACATTTAGAAGCTATTGAAAATAAATATAGCTATCTGAAAAAATATAAAAAGAATATAGATAAGATTAATTTTTTATGCTGTTTTGCTCAGGAGTACAATATAAAACCTGTAGATAATAAATTTTATTTTTTTAACCCTTTTTCTATACAGATATTTAGAAAAATTATAGATAATATTTTACTATCGGTAGAAGAATATGAAAGAAAAGTAGAATTGATTTTATATTATCCATCTGAGGATTATATATATTATTTAGATAATAATACGCCTTTTGTATTAATAGATGAGATTATAATGGATAATTTATATAAACGTGATAGTAGTGAGAGGTTTTTAATATATCAATTCTAA